From the genome of Triticum aestivum cultivar Chinese Spring chromosome 1A, IWGSC CS RefSeq v2.1, whole genome shotgun sequence:
acggcgacggcgacgcgtCGTCCAACGTCTTTCTCGACTCGGCGGGTTGTTTCCTCCCGGCTATCGCCGGCGCGCATGATGGGCTCCATGACAGGTTCGCGTTCGTCCCTGATGATCCCGCGCAGGCTGCCGGCTCCAACACCGCCTTCTCCGGGTACAGCACCACCACCGGAGGCGTCGGCGGTGGGAACGTCTCctccggcgagtccaacacgtacGGCGGTGGCGGGCACGATACGGAGGTTGCGTCGCCGCCATGCGCCGTGTCGTCGCGGCGGGTGCAGCAGATTAGTCAGGTGGCCCCGCCCCCAACGAATGGGAACAAGATGCCGGACAAGCTCccggcagcggcggcgacgacggtggaGGGCAGAGAACGCTGGGGCACGAACCGAGCCGCCGCGCCGACGACCAGCATCACGTTCGGGCACAGCGGCGGCCGGCGCGGGTACGAGCCGGACAAGGAGGCGATAGCGCAGGTCAAGGAGATGATCTACCGCGCGGCGGCGATGCGCCCCTTGCCCAGCTTGACCGACGCCACCGCCGGAGAGACGCCGCATGAGCCGTCGTCGTCGAAGCCCCGGCGGCGCAAGAACGTGCGGATATCGAGCGACCCGCAGACGGTGGCGGCGCGGCTGCGGCGGGAGAAGGTGAGCGAGCGGCTGCGGGCGCTGCAGAGGCTGGTGCCGGGAGGGAGCAAGATGGACACGGCGTCCATGCTCGACGAGGCGGCCAGCTACCTCAAGTTCCTCAAGTCGCAGGTCGCGGCCCTGGAAAGCctaggcggcgggggcggcgccggcggtgacGACGACGGCCGGTACTCGTCGGTGCAACGGTACACGGGAAGGAATTTCAACCCTTCGGCCCgtggcatcggcggcggcggcagcaccgtACTCTCCTTCGGGAGAGACGGCGTCGCTGGCTACGTGAGATCCAGTAGGAACTGAACATGCAGTTGTAACAAGAACACAAGTTGCTGTGTTGATGTCACTGTGGTGACATGAGATCGAAGTATATCCATCCAGATGCCTCGATCGATCTGGCGTTTCATGAAGGATGGATTGATTGATAGTAAAGTGTTCAGATTTACCATACGTTGACAGGAATAAAAATGTGTGATTTGTACACTTAGGAATTGATGAAAAGCACTGTAACTTGCAATCATGGATGAATTCTATCTAGGTAGCTAGCTAGTGTGTGCATGCAGTTCATGTACTAAGATTGATGGCTTGCTAATCACCTTGTTTCGGAGATGATGCGTAAAGCTTAATAATACAAGAAAATGACCgggtgaaccaacctgtggttggatggttagagggactgtggtgctcgcatttatttctgaatttatttcaggatttccggcaatGCGCATTCAGTGAGAGCAGATGTTctcgtcgatgacgaggtgcctgcggtgacttcgtaaatttcaagttgatatgtcggctcagtcttttgaAGATGTTCATACAGATAGAGTATGCGTgtatgcgttcatagggatgagtgtatgcgcatgtatatcAGCGCTTGCGCGTGTAATGtgttaaaagaaaagaaaatgaagggAAGGTGTGAGCTTTTGTCTATCTGAATTCTGACATCGCCGAACTTTTTGCATGCATGCTACTAGTAACGATGCTGCATGCATGCACAGCACAGCACTGAAAGTTCACTTTTCTTGTCCAACCCCCGAAAACTTTCTCCACTGCATGAATGTGCACACTAAACTATGCATCATGATGATTAATTAGTACTCCTACTAATGCGCTAAAAGATAGAGCTAATCGCATGCATGTAGATGTGTGTACTATGACCAGGGCATGGATTTTAGTTTCTGAACATTTGGACCATAAATCCATAATTGCCAACGTGATCACGCCATGGAAATGTGAAATACAAGTCTTTCATGTCGAAGAAATGCAAATCTTGGTAACGGCTTGGGGTCTGGGGTTGCAGGTTTGCCGGGAAATTCGGGTGGTTCATCGGTCTACAGGGATTGCCAGGGGTGGCGCTAGCACGGCGGTGAGGAAAGGGCAGGGCGGGCGGCGAGGCCGGCGCCACCAGCCACAGATTGTAAAGGCAGACGGTTCGGCCGGTGTGCGGTTTTGGGGCAGAAGATGG
Proteins encoded in this window:
- the LOC123065284 gene encoding transcription factor LATE FLOWERING, with amino-acid sequence MDAFGWSTQPPVTTVPSCPTDDALLAAFLGAGSFEELHSAGAGDGTVCSDAYHGGLDLPSCQSDLSLLRCQDGVALPGHGDGDASSNVFLDSAGCFLPAIAGAHDGLHDRFAFVPDDPAQAAGSNTAFSGYSTTTGGVGGGNVSSGESNTYGGGGHDTEVASPPCAVSSRRVQQISQVAPPPTNGNKMPDKLPAAAATTVEGRERWGTNRAAAPTTSITFGHSGGRRGYEPDKEAIAQVKEMIYRAAAMRPLPSLTDATAGETPHEPSSSKPRRRKNVRISSDPQTVAARLRREKVSERLRALQRLVPGGSKMDTASMLDEAASYLKFLKSQVAALESLGGGGGAGGDDDGRYSSVQRYTGRNFNPSARGIGGGGSTVLSFGRDGVAGYVRSSRN